A single genomic interval of Zobellia nedashkovskayae harbors:
- a CDS encoding serine O-acetyltransferase yields the protein MIQSKKDYLDYLRLDQEALDIKSNWKTPLKEFIAPRYVWQFQKKLRKLEYYKNCRRDILGKLYYAYLRLRFKKISVKLGFSIAPNVFGPGLAILHYGTIVVHNAAKVGKNCRIQACTNIGASGGSIKAPQIGDNVYIGPGAKIYGDITLGNNIAIAANSSVSKSCIENNVLLGGSPAKIIKEIDIKNVIPYAD from the coding sequence ATGATACAATCAAAAAAAGACTATCTAGACTATCTAAGGTTAGACCAAGAGGCTTTGGACATAAAGAGTAATTGGAAAACTCCTCTTAAAGAATTTATTGCTCCTCGCTATGTATGGCAATTTCAAAAAAAACTTAGAAAACTTGAGTATTACAAAAATTGTAGAAGGGATATTTTAGGTAAGCTATATTATGCTTATTTACGTCTTAGATTTAAAAAAATATCAGTAAAATTAGGTTTCTCCATAGCACCAAATGTTTTTGGACCTGGTCTAGCAATTCTTCACTATGGCACCATAGTAGTTCACAATGCAGCTAAAGTAGGTAAGAATTGTAGAATACAGGCCTGTACAAATATAGGGGCATCTGGCGGCAGTATTAAAGCACCTCAAATTGGGGACAATGTTTATATTGGCCCGGGAGCCAAAATATACGGAGATATAACTCTAGGCAACAATATAGCTATAGCTGCCAATTCATCCGTAAGTAAATCTTGCATTGAAAATAATGTTTTATTAGGCGGGTCTCCAGCCAAAATTATCAAAGAAATTGATATTAAAAATGTAATTCCCTACGCCGATTAA